The proteins below are encoded in one region of Bacteroidales bacterium:
- a CDS encoding DMT family transporter produces MKKQNKAYLYAIIAITFWSTVATAFKIALRSVDYLQLLCYSSFVSVIIFFVLILIQGKIKILFQFSLSDILKSALLGFLNPFLYYVILFKAYSLLPAQIAQPLNYTWPIMLVILSIPLLKQKLKLKSFIAIIISFIGVILISSEGNISAYNVSNPLGVGLALGSSIIWALFWIFNVKDKRDDVIKLFLNFFFGFIFILFILLYKSEITIPKFEGIIAVIYVGIFEMGITFVLWLKAMKLTSSNDKISNLVFLSPFISLIFIHFILGEHIFFTTIIGLILIIVGIIIQQKKYVSVHKL; encoded by the coding sequence ATGAAAAAGCAAAATAAAGCATATTTATACGCAATAATTGCCATAACATTCTGGTCAACAGTTGCTACTGCTTTTAAAATAGCCCTGAGAAGTGTCGATTATTTACAATTGCTTTGTTATTCATCTTTTGTTTCGGTAATTATATTTTTTGTTTTAATACTGATACAAGGAAAAATTAAGATATTATTTCAATTTTCTTTATCTGACATTCTCAAATCTGCATTATTAGGATTTTTAAATCCATTCCTTTATTATGTTATCTTATTTAAAGCATATTCATTATTACCTGCCCAAATAGCACAACCTTTAAACTATACATGGCCAATTATGCTGGTAATATTATCAATACCCTTATTAAAACAAAAATTAAAATTAAAAAGTTTTATTGCTATAATTATAAGTTTTATTGGTGTTATACTTATTTCTTCTGAAGGAAATATCTCAGCTTACAATGTTTCAAATCCTTTAGGTGTTGGGTTAGCCCTTGGAAGCTCTATTATTTGGGCATTATTCTGGATTTTTAATGTTAAAGATAAAAGAGATGATGTAATAAAATTGTTTCTGAATTTTTTCTTCGGATTTATATTCATTTTATTTATTTTATTATATAAGTCAGAAATAACTATACCAAAATTTGAGGGAATTATAGCGGTGATATATGTTGGAATATTTGAAATGGGTATAACATTTGTTTTATGGCTTAAAGCAATGAAATTAACTTCATCAAACGATAAAATAAGTAATCTTGTGTTTTTATCACCATTTATTTCATTGATATTTATTCATTTTATTCTTGGTGAACATATATTTTTTACTACAATAATCGGGTTGATATTGATTATTGTGGGGATAATTATTCAGCAAAAGAAATATGTAAGCGTTCACAAACTTTAA
- a CDS encoding GIY-YIG nuclease family protein → MTWNSNYYVYMITNLSNKVLYIGVTNDLKRRIYEHKNGAINGFTKKYNVYKLIYFEHFTNIEHAIKKEKQLKKWKRLWKNELVESKNPKWADLYNEI, encoded by the coding sequence ATGACTTGGAATTCAAATTATTATGTGTATATGATAACAAATTTAAGTAACAAAGTATTATACATAGGAGTTACAAATGATTTGAAAAGAAGAATTTATGAGCACAAAAATGGAGCGATCAATGGTTTCACAAAAAAGTATAACGTTTATAAATTGATTTATTTTGAACATTTCACGAATATAGAACACGCCATCAAAAAAGAAAAACAATTGAAAAAATGGAAAAGGCTGTGGAAAAATGAATTAGTGGAAAGTAAGAATCCAAAATGGGCAGATTTATATAATGAAATTTAA
- a CDS encoding type II toxin-antitoxin system RelE/ParE family toxin — MKFDIVINKKTLKDIQKTIEYYDNESDGLGTKFENVLDEHFDTLRINSHFKIRYKDVRCLPIKKFPYMIHFSTNEIDKTIKIHAVLHTSRNPKIWRNK; from the coding sequence ATGAAGTTTGATATTGTAATTAATAAAAAAACTTTGAAAGATATTCAAAAGACTATCGAATATTACGACAACGAAAGTGATGGTTTAGGAACTAAATTTGAAAATGTTTTAGATGAACATTTTGATACCTTAAGAATAAATTCACACTTCAAAATAAGATACAAAGATGTTAGATGCTTACCTATTAAAAAATTCCCTTATATGATACATTTTTCCACAAACGAGATTGACAAAACAATAAAAATTCATGCTGTACTTCACACAAGCCGTAATCCTAAGATTTGGAGAAATAAATAA
- a CDS encoding tetratricopeptide repeat protein — translation MRKIKLLIPLIFINFLLFAQSSNESRLALEYYRNKEYEKAVVYYEKLFNNSNSKSHFSYYIRCLIELENFDQAEKIIKKQIRKSKNDLNYYIDLGYLYKVQGKYDKAEEQYNNVLKKAPPDQHKIIRYSHYFRSKREFDYAEKILLNGRKMLKNSYSFNFELGNLYYYQRNYEKMIDEYLDILLISDVYLQNVQNKLQSAVYHDIDNSVKEILKNNLLLRTQKYPNIQVFNELLIWLYIQEKDFENAYVQAKALDMRNNENGERLIALARMATSNESFDIALEAYEYVINKGKFLEYYYAAKNELLDVLYQRIIKGIDIGYENLVHLENGFKSYINETGKNNETAETIRKLTHLQAFYLNKTNEATKLLEEIIKYQNIYKSALGKCKLELADIYILTENYAEAILVYTQVETDNKNNPVGYDAKFRKARLSYYMGDFEWAQAQLDVLKASTSKLISNDAFELSLLISDNTITDTIDNAMKLFAKANLLTYQNKDSLAIITYDSIINNFPTHTLSDEAFYKKAKIYEHNADYNNAIINLEMLLNDYAYDILGDDALYNLSVIYDKYLNDKDKAKELYKKILVDYPGSIYVVEARKRFRKLRGDVLE, via the coding sequence ATGAGAAAAATAAAGCTATTAATTCCTTTGATATTTATTAATTTCCTGCTTTTTGCCCAGAGTTCAAATGAAAGCCGGTTGGCATTAGAATATTACAGAAATAAAGAATATGAAAAAGCTGTTGTTTATTATGAAAAATTATTTAACAATAGTAATTCTAAATCCCATTTTTCATATTATATAAGATGTTTAATTGAACTTGAAAATTTTGATCAAGCTGAGAAAATCATCAAAAAACAAATAAGAAAGTCAAAAAATGATCTTAACTATTATATTGATCTTGGTTATTTGTATAAAGTACAGGGGAAATATGATAAAGCTGAAGAACAATACAATAACGTGTTGAAAAAAGCGCCTCCCGATCAACATAAAATTATAAGATATTCTCATTATTTCAGGTCGAAAAGAGAATTTGACTATGCGGAAAAAATATTACTGAATGGCAGGAAAATGTTAAAAAATTCATATAGCTTTAATTTTGAATTAGGTAATTTATATTATTATCAAAGGAATTATGAAAAGATGATTGATGAATATCTAGATATTTTACTAATTAGTGATGTTTATCTGCAAAATGTACAAAATAAATTACAATCGGCTGTTTATCATGACATTGACAACAGTGTAAAAGAAATATTGAAAAATAATCTTTTATTACGCACACAAAAATATCCTAATATTCAGGTGTTTAATGAACTTCTTATATGGTTATATATACAGGAAAAAGATTTTGAAAATGCCTATGTTCAAGCAAAAGCATTGGATATGAGGAATAATGAAAATGGTGAACGATTAATTGCTTTAGCTCGTATGGCTACTTCAAACGAAAGTTTTGATATTGCCCTTGAAGCATACGAATATGTTATTAATAAAGGTAAATTTTTAGAATATTATTATGCTGCAAAAAATGAATTACTTGACGTATTATATCAAAGAATAATTAAAGGTATAGATATAGGATATGAAAATTTAGTACATCTCGAAAATGGTTTTAAATCTTATATAAATGAAACAGGGAAAAATAACGAAACTGCTGAAACTATAAGAAAATTAACTCATTTACAGGCTTTCTATTTAAACAAAACAAATGAAGCAACAAAATTATTAGAGGAAATTATAAAATATCAAAATATTTATAAAAGTGCATTGGGTAAATGTAAATTAGAATTAGCTGATATTTATATTCTTACAGAGAATTATGCCGAAGCAATTCTTGTATATACACAAGTTGAAACAGATAATAAAAATAACCCTGTGGGCTATGACGCAAAATTCAGAAAAGCCAGACTGTCTTATTATATGGGGGATTTTGAATGGGCACAGGCACAATTGGATGTACTTAAAGCAAGTACTTCAAAATTAATTTCTAATGATGCCTTTGAGCTTTCCTTATTAATAAGCGACAATACAATTACCGATACTATTGACAATGCAATGAAATTATTTGCTAAGGCAAACCTGCTTACATATCAAAATAAAGATAGTCTTGCAATTATAACTTATGATTCTATTATTAATAATTTCCCTACCCATACATTAAGCGATGAAGCATTTTATAAAAAAGCAAAAATATATGAACATAATGCTGATTATAATAATGCAATAATAAATCTTGAAATGCTTTTAAATGATTATGCTTATGATATTTTAGGAGATGATGCATTATATAATTTATCGGTAATTTATGATAAATACCTTAATGATAAAGACAAGGCTAAAGAACTTTATAAGAAAATACTGGTTGATTATCCCGGAAGCATTTATGTTGTTGAAGCGAGAAAACGATTCAGAAAATTAAGAGGTGATGTATTAGAATAA
- a CDS encoding DNA-binding protein, which translates to MSKKKAFVLRLDPEKFKSVEKWAADEFRSTNGQLEWIIDRALKEAGRYKKKKTTTTK; encoded by the coding sequence ATGTCTAAAAAAAAGGCTTTTGTACTTAGATTAGACCCTGAAAAATTCAAATCTGTCGAAAAATGGGCAGCAGATGAGTTCCGTAGTACAAACGGACAACTTGAATGGATAATTGACAGAGCATTGAAAGAAGCCGGACGATACAAAAAGAAAAAAACAACAACTACTAAATAG
- a CDS encoding zinc ribbon domain-containing protein, with the protein MKTSKYTCPKCGNRFYDVDEFRATGSFLTKLFNIQNKRFTTISCTRCFYTEIYKASSNQLGNILDFFTN; encoded by the coding sequence ATGAAGACAAGCAAATACACATGCCCAAAATGTGGAAATAGATTTTACGATGTTGACGAATTTAGAGCAACAGGTAGTTTTTTAACAAAATTATTTAATATTCAGAATAAACGATTTACTACTATTTCATGTACACGTTGTTTCTATACCGAAATTTACAAGGCATCAAGCAACCAGTTAGGAAATATCCTGGATTTCTTTACAAATTAG
- a CDS encoding FtsX-like permease family protein — MIRFLFKGLLRDRNRSLLPILVVTAGVSLTVLLHCYLTGVLGDMIEFSAKYTSGHVKIMTRAYAENKNQLPNDLALLEVNDLISNLQKDYPAMEFVQRINFGGLLDAPDKNGETKKQGIVAGIAIDLISENSKEIDRLNIRKSLRKGRLPEKPNEVLISDEFADKLEVEPGGTVTLITSTMYGGMSIQNFVLAGTIEFGVQMMDRSGMIADISGIQNAMDMNDACSEILGFLNSPNYNDIQAMNVENTFNDKYSDPNDEFSPVMNRLKNDSLMAGYFDYVDGFVGFIIAIFILAMSIVLWNTGLIGGLRRYGEIGVRLAIGEEKGHIYRSMIFEAILIGIVGSFLGTLVGLGFSYWIQEVGIDVGNIMKSSKMMMPNVFRANITMPAYYLGFIPGLFSVVLGTMLSGIGIYKRKTAQLFKELET; from the coding sequence ATGATACGTTTTTTATTTAAAGGATTATTAAGAGACCGGAATCGTAGTTTACTACCAATTCTGGTTGTTACTGCAGGTGTTTCACTTACTGTGCTATTACATTGTTATCTTACAGGTGTTTTGGGTGACATGATTGAATTTTCAGCAAAATATACTTCAGGGCATGTAAAAATAATGACACGCGCTTATGCTGAAAATAAAAATCAGTTACCAAATGATCTTGCACTATTAGAAGTAAATGACTTAATAAGTAACCTGCAGAAAGACTACCCAGCCATGGAATTTGTTCAAAGAATAAATTTCGGTGGTTTATTAGATGCTCCTGACAAAAACGGAGAAACTAAAAAGCAAGGCATAGTAGCCGGAATAGCTATTGATCTCATATCTGAAAATAGCAAAGAAATTGACAGATTAAATATAAGAAAATCATTAAGAAAAGGACGTTTGCCTGAAAAGCCAAATGAAGTGTTGATTAGTGATGAATTTGCTGATAAATTAGAGGTTGAACCCGGAGGTACAGTTACTCTGATAACTTCAACCATGTATGGTGGTATGTCAATTCAGAATTTTGTTCTTGCCGGAACAATTGAATTTGGTGTTCAAATGATGGATAGAAGTGGAATGATTGCTGACATTTCAGGAATTCAAAATGCTATGGATATGAATGATGCATGTAGTGAAATTCTAGGATTTCTAAATTCACCAAATTATAATGATATACAAGCTATGAATGTTGAAAATACTTTCAATGATAAGTACTCAGATCCTAATGATGAATTTTCTCCTGTAATGAACAGGTTAAAAAATGATTCTCTTATGGCTGGTTATTTTGACTACGTAGATGGTTTTGTTGGCTTTATTATAGCAATTTTTATACTCGCAATGTCGATTGTATTGTGGAATACAGGACTAATTGGCGGATTAAGGCGTTATGGCGAAATTGGTGTTCGTTTGGCAATTGGTGAAGAAAAAGGGCACATTTATCGTTCAATGATCTTTGAAGCTATATTAATTGGAATTGTCGGATCATTTTTAGGTACCTTAGTAGGACTTGGTTTTTCATACTGGATACAGGAAGTTGGAATAGATGTTGGCAATATAATGAAAAGTTCAAAGATGATGATGCCAAATGTTTTCAGGGCAAATATTACTATGCCTGCTTATTATTTAGGATTTATTCCTGGCTTATTTTCAGTGGTTTTAGGTACTATGCTTTCAGGTATTGGTATTTATAAACGTAAAACAGCACAATTGTTTAAAGAATTGGAAACGTAA
- a CDS encoding outer membrane lipoprotein-sorting protein — protein MKTLIFIWLCSVSVIMAQNPTGKEILTKIDKNMASKSTISTSKMVIHGARQTRTIEAKSWSIGDEKSFTEYLAPAREKGTKMLKLEDKLWIYSPGSDRIIQISGHMLKQSLMGSDLSYEDMMDNVELLEDYDAGVIGSEVVDERDCWIVELQAKTAEVNYQIRKVWVDKVRYIPLKEELYAKSGKLLKRMELFNITKIDNRWYPKKIIFKDMLKKGAGTEFIIDEIEFDKEIDAHIFTKAALR, from the coding sequence ATGAAAACATTAATATTTATTTGGTTATGTAGTGTTTCGGTTATCATGGCCCAAAACCCTACAGGAAAAGAAATCCTAACTAAAATTGACAAAAACATGGCTTCCAAGAGTACTATTTCTACTTCTAAGATGGTGATTCATGGAGCGCGACAAACCAGGACAATAGAAGCAAAATCATGGAGTATTGGTGATGAAAAATCATTCACTGAATACCTTGCTCCAGCACGGGAAAAGGGCACCAAGATGCTTAAACTTGAAGATAAACTTTGGATATATTCACCAGGTTCTGACAGAATTATTCAGATTTCCGGGCATATGCTCAAACAATCATTAATGGGTTCTGATCTTTCGTATGAAGATATGATGGATAACGTTGAATTGCTTGAAGATTATGATGCAGGAGTAATTGGCTCTGAAGTTGTTGATGAACGAGATTGCTGGATTGTTGAACTTCAGGCAAAAACTGCTGAAGTAAATTACCAAATCCGTAAAGTTTGGGTTGATAAAGTTCGTTACATTCCTTTGAAAGAAGAATTGTATGCAAAAAGTGGAAAACTTTTAAAAAGAATGGAACTTTTCAATATCACAAAAATCGATAATCGCTGGTATCCAAAGAAAATTATCTTTAAGGATATGCTTAAAAAAGGTGCTGGAACAGAATTTATCATAGATGAAATTGAATTTGATAAAGAAATTGATGCGCATATTTTTACAAAAGCTGCTTTAAGATAG
- a CDS encoding SPFH domain-containing protein, translating into MKKEKIHQASSGYIALFLILIITIVSILGMVILHLLFLIPVVIIALFCNAGFVVVNPNESSVLVLFGKYIGTIKDNGFFWVNPFYSKKKISLRARNFDSEPIKVNDKVGNPIMIGLVLVWKVEETFKAAFEVNEYEHFVVVQSEAALRKLAGSYPYDNFEDHDAVITLRAGGKEVNDKLEKEVIERLEIAGIHVIEARINYIAYASEIAGAMLRRQQATAVVAARAKIVEGAVGMVQMALEQLSEKDIIELDEEKKSAMISNLMVVLCSDETVTPIVNTGTLHH; encoded by the coding sequence ATGAAAAAAGAAAAAATACATCAAGCATCATCCGGCTATATAGCCTTATTTCTAATTTTAATCATAACTATTGTTTCTATACTTGGAATGGTTATTTTACATTTATTGTTTTTAATACCTGTAGTAATTATTGCACTATTTTGTAATGCAGGATTTGTAGTTGTAAATCCTAACGAATCAAGTGTACTTGTTTTATTTGGTAAATATATAGGTACAATAAAAGATAATGGTTTCTTTTGGGTTAATCCATTTTATTCAAAGAAAAAAATATCTCTTCGTGCAAGGAATTTTGACAGCGAACCAATTAAAGTAAATGATAAAGTTGGTAATCCAATAATGATAGGATTAGTTCTTGTTTGGAAAGTAGAAGAAACATTCAAGGCTGCTTTCGAAGTTAATGAATATGAACATTTTGTTGTAGTACAAAGCGAAGCAGCATTACGTAAACTTGCGGGAAGCTATCCATATGATAATTTCGAAGACCATGATGCAGTAATTACTTTAAGAGCAGGAGGAAAAGAAGTTAATGACAAATTAGAAAAAGAAGTTATTGAGAGACTTGAAATAGCAGGAATTCATGTAATTGAAGCAAGAATTAATTATATTGCTTATGCATCAGAAATTGCCGGAGCAATGCTAAGACGTCAACAAGCTACCGCAGTTGTTGCTGCAAGAGCAAAAATCGTTGAAGGTGCTGTAGGTATGGTTCAAATGGCATTAGAACAATTGTCAGAAAAAGATATTATTGAATTGGATGAAGAAAAGAAATCAGCTATGATAAGTAATCTAATGGTTGTTTTATGCTCAGACGAAACTGTTACTCCGATTGTTAATACAGGAACTTTACACCATTAA
- a CDS encoding DUF4301 family protein yields the protein MFSKKDLKQIKKKGIDFPEIETQINNFKNGFPYLEIVAPAIIDNGIIVLNDEEKEKYIKLYDDNLDSKSVVKFVPASGAASRMFRNLFEMIENYQGTEHDYLRLLADRSFNSLFYIYEHMEEFAFFDELKNIFIEKKLDIHDCFKKRNYTQILSLLLFKDGLNYSNLPKGLIKFHKYKKSNRTAFEEHLVEGIEYSAVKRNVTIHFTVSPEHYKLIRKHIKEVKKYYEKKYEVKFNISYSEQKSCTDTIAVNLTNEPLRDSDGKLVFRPGGHGALLENLNDIQADIIFVKNIDNVVPDRLKQETIIYKKAFAGILIEYQEKIYKYLYQINNTEDINDKLIKEILNFLHTKLFIIPPENLNIKDKKKVITYIKKKLNRPIRICGMVKNEGEPGGGPYWAKNSDDSVSLQIVEGSQFNPKDKKQKKIIGKATYFNPVDLICATNNYKGKKFDLLKFRDNNTGFISKKSKDGIDLKALELPGLWNGAMSDWNTIFVEVPIITFNPVKTINDLLRKEHQEIS from the coding sequence ATGTTTTCAAAGAAAGATTTAAAGCAAATAAAAAAAAAGGGAATTGATTTTCCTGAAATTGAAACTCAAATAAACAATTTTAAAAACGGGTTCCCCTATTTGGAAATTGTAGCTCCTGCAATTATTGATAACGGAATAATTGTATTAAATGATGAAGAAAAGGAAAAATATATTAAGCTATATGACGATAATTTAGATTCAAAATCAGTAGTTAAATTTGTTCCGGCTTCAGGAGCCGCTTCACGAATGTTCAGGAATTTATTTGAAATGATTGAAAATTATCAGGGTACTGAGCATGATTATCTCAGACTTTTGGCTGACAGGAGTTTCAATTCATTATTTTACATATATGAACACATGGAAGAGTTTGCCTTTTTTGATGAACTTAAAAATATTTTTATTGAAAAAAAATTAGATATACACGATTGTTTTAAAAAACGAAATTATACTCAGATATTAAGTTTACTATTATTTAAAGACGGCTTAAACTACAGCAATTTACCTAAAGGACTTATTAAATTCCATAAATATAAAAAGAGCAACAGAACTGCATTTGAAGAACATCTCGTTGAAGGTATAGAATACAGTGCTGTTAAAAGGAATGTTACAATTCATTTTACTGTATCTCCTGAACACTATAAACTTATAAGGAAACATATTAAGGAAGTTAAAAAGTATTATGAGAAAAAATATGAAGTTAAATTTAATATATCGTATTCCGAGCAAAAATCTTGTACCGATACTATTGCTGTTAATTTAACAAATGAACCTTTAAGAGATAGTGATGGCAAACTCGTATTTCGTCCTGGCGGTCATGGTGCTTTATTAGAAAATTTGAATGATATTCAAGCAGATATTATTTTTGTTAAAAATATTGACAATGTTGTACCTGACAGATTAAAACAAGAAACAATAATTTATAAAAAAGCATTTGCAGGTATTTTAATTGAATATCAGGAAAAAATATATAAATATTTGTATCAGATAAATAATACTGAAGATATCAATGATAAATTAATTAAAGAAATCTTGAATTTTTTGCATACTAAATTATTTATAATCCCACCTGAAAACTTAAATATAAAAGACAAAAAGAAAGTTATTACATATATTAAGAAAAAACTTAATCGTCCAATTCGTATTTGTGGTATGGTAAAAAACGAAGGTGAACCCGGAGGAGGACCTTATTGGGCTAAAAATAGTGATGATTCGGTTTCTTTACAAATTGTTGAAGGTTCGCAATTTAATCCAAAGGATAAAAAACAGAAAAAAATTATTGGAAAAGCTACATATTTTAATCCGGTTGACTTGATTTGTGCAACTAATAATTATAAAGGTAAAAAATTCGATTTATTAAAATTCCGTGATAATAATACCGGATTTATTTCAAAAAAATCAAAAGATGGAATAGATTTAAAAGCATTGGAATTACCAGGATTATGGAACGGAGCAATGTCTGACTGGAATACAATCTTTGTTGAGGTACCTATTATTACATTTAATCCTGTAAAAACAATTAACGACCTGCTAAGAAAAGAACATCAGGAAATTTCATAA
- a CDS encoding ABC transporter permease — protein sequence MMIWHYGLLDGWNEQANRDMQAWEVGNGQYWHQNYDPYDFFTLEESHAKIPEILQKATSEGIVTPILITQGSVYPDGRIQSMLLKGIIPNQKVIAIPSDELNIKSEEIPVVIGRRMAKNCKLKEGDVTTIRWRDVNRTFDAAEVKVVKIFNCNVPNVDAGQMYIHIKKLREMMQAPDEATMFIIGEDFEMNESISGWEYKDFNFLMTEMNEMMKMKKVGGSFMYIILMLLAMLAIFDTQVLSIFRRQKEIGTYIAMGMTRKQVVSLFTVEGAMHAILAVMLIAIFGTPLLLWLMSIGMTMPAGSDDMGIAIAETIYPVYGAGLIIGTSLLVFVITLIVSYLPARKISKMKPTDAIKGKIQ from the coding sequence CCGTATGATTTCTTTACTTTGGAAGAAAGTCATGCTAAAATTCCTGAAATATTACAAAAAGCAACTTCTGAAGGAATTGTAACACCTATATTAATTACTCAGGGCAGCGTCTATCCTGATGGTAGAATTCAAAGTATGCTTCTGAAAGGAATCATTCCAAATCAAAAAGTTATTGCGATACCAAGCGATGAACTGAACATTAAATCGGAGGAAATACCTGTTGTTATTGGCAGAAGAATGGCAAAAAACTGTAAACTGAAAGAAGGTGATGTAACAACAATTAGATGGAGAGATGTAAATAGAACTTTTGATGCAGCTGAAGTGAAAGTTGTAAAGATTTTTAATTGTAATGTACCTAATGTTGATGCCGGACAAATGTATATACATATTAAAAAGCTCCGGGAAATGATGCAAGCACCTGATGAAGCTACTATGTTTATCATCGGTGAGGATTTCGAAATGAATGAAAGTATTTCAGGATGGGAATATAAAGACTTTAATTTCTTAATGACTGAAATGAATGAGATGATGAAAATGAAAAAAGTGGGAGGATCTTTTATGTATATTATTCTAATGCTCTTAGCAATGTTAGCAATTTTTGACACTCAAGTACTTTCCATTTTCAGAAGACAAAAAGAAATTGGAACTTATATTGCCATGGGAATGACTCGTAAACAGGTTGTTAGTCTTTTCACAGTTGAAGGCGCAATGCATGCTATTTTAGCAGTTATGTTAATTGCAATTTTTGGGACACCACTATTACTCTGGTTAATGTCTATCGGAATGACCATGCCTGCCGGATCGGATGATATGGGTATTGCCATAGCAGAAACTATTTATCCGGTTTATGGAGCTGGATTAATTATTGGGACTTCATTACTTGTTTTTGTAATTACTTTGATTGTTAGTTATTTACCAGCTCGTAAAATTTCTAAAATGAAACCTACTGACGCTATAAAAGGAAAAATACAATGA